A segment of the Sphingobacterium oryzagri genome:
ATAGTATAACGTTAGATTAATCCCTTCAAGTATAAATAAAAACGGGTTATTTCGCATGAAATAACCCGTTTTATCGTCCGACGAATTAGCGTGTACTATTCGCCGTCAAAAGTAACTTTAACGAGGTGTCTGTCGATCTCCCAACGGCCTGTTCCTTCTTCGCCAATTACATCAAATAATTCCAGAATACGACGAGCAACATACTCTTCTTCTACTTGCTCTTCTAAGAACCACTGTACGAAGTTAAATGTCACGTAGTCTTTCGCTTTCATACATCTATCAGCGATGTTGTTGAATTGTTCTGTTACAAACATTTCTTGCTCCAACGTTTGTTCGAATACACCACGGAACGACTCAAAGTCTGTAGGAATATTAGTCACTTCTGGTGAAATGGCACGACCACCACGGTTGTTGATGTAGTTAAAAAGCTTCAACATATGCTCACGCTCTTCATTCGCTTGTTTAGCAAAGAAATTAGCGGAATTGTCAAAGCCCTGATCATCACACCATGACGACATCGCTAAATATAGCGCTGATGAATGTGCTTCAACTTTAACTTGTGCGTTTAATATATTTTCGATTTCTTCTGAGATCGAGGATTTCAATTTCAATAAATCTTTCATATCGTTTTTGTATTTTTTGTTCAACTGTATAAATAACAATGAAGTTCCGACATTGTTTGCTACAAAGATACGGCAGGAAATTTCGTTTTGAAACAAAAAAAGCAATACAAATTAAGTCTAAATTAGGAGACTTGTTGACCTAACCTGTTTAGAATCAGTATAATTAAAAGCTTATCTTAAGGCAAGAATATTGTCTTTTCGGAGGATCTTTTTGACTTCGCTATTTAGCTCAATCATAAACTTGGCGCCTTTAAGGAGTTCGCGTAGTTCTAAAACATCCTGAACCGATAACATAAAACAACGATCGGTACGAAAAGGCATGATCAGCTCGAAATCCGACTTACGGGAAGCGTCGGCAAGCATTTGCGCTACATTAATGGATTCGATAGTCTTTTTGAACGAGAAAAAATCGGAGATACGGAAAGCGGTTGTGGAATCTTGAAACTCCAACCAATAACAGTTTTTACGGCTACATTGATAAACCGCACCTTTATCCGTCTTATATACCTCTTCTACGCTTGCTAAAGGACAAATCATCTTTTCCAATTAAATTGTTAGCAAATATAATCCTTA
Coding sequences within it:
- a CDS encoding DUF6686 family protein → MICPLASVEEVYKTDKGAVYQCSRKNCYWLEFQDSTTAFRISDFFSFKKTIESINVAQMLADASRKSDFELIMPFRTDRCFMLSVQDVLELRELLKGAKFMIELNSEVKKILRKDNILALR
- a CDS encoding ferritin produces the protein MKDLLKLKSSISEEIENILNAQVKVEAHSSALYLAMSSWCDDQGFDNSANFFAKQANEEREHMLKLFNYINNRGGRAISPEVTNIPTDFESFRGVFEQTLEQEMFVTEQFNNIADRCMKAKDYVTFNFVQWFLEEQVEEEYVARRILELFDVIGEEGTGRWEIDRHLVKVTFDGE